From a region of the Longimicrobium sp. genome:
- a CDS encoding undecaprenyl-diphosphate phosphatase → MDVMLLLKAAVMGLVEGATEFIPVSSTGHLILAGKWLGFDSYANHETFDVFIQLGAILAVVWLYRQKVFGVLAAAPRDPNARRLIYNLLIAFAPAALVGFFARDFIKEVLFDTTIVAIALVLGGIAILLVEHWHKTRAVTTESVDDIRPPTALGVGLAQLLSLVPGVSRSGATIMGGLSLGMSRLAATEFSFFLAIPVMVAASGFDLFKSRHLLSAADAPVFAVGFVVSFIAAMVVIRALIRFVSSNTFVPFAWYRIAVGLVLLAMAWTTRGG, encoded by the coding sequence ATGGATGTGATGCTGTTGCTGAAGGCCGCCGTCATGGGGCTGGTCGAGGGAGCCACGGAGTTCATTCCCGTGTCGTCGACGGGGCACCTGATCCTGGCCGGCAAGTGGCTGGGCTTCGATTCGTACGCCAACCACGAGACCTTCGACGTCTTCATCCAGCTGGGCGCCATCCTGGCCGTCGTCTGGCTGTATCGTCAGAAGGTGTTCGGCGTGCTCGCCGCCGCGCCGCGCGACCCCAACGCCCGCCGGCTGATCTACAACCTGCTGATCGCCTTTGCCCCGGCGGCGCTGGTGGGCTTCTTCGCGCGCGACTTCATCAAGGAAGTGCTATTCGACACCACCATCGTCGCGATCGCGCTGGTGCTGGGCGGCATCGCCATCCTGCTGGTGGAGCACTGGCACAAGACGCGGGCGGTGACCACGGAAAGCGTGGACGACATCCGCCCGCCGACCGCCCTGGGCGTGGGGCTGGCGCAGCTGCTCTCGCTCGTCCCGGGCGTGTCGCGCTCCGGCGCCACCATCATGGGCGGCCTGTCGCTGGGGATGTCGCGCCTGGCCGCGACCGAGTTCTCGTTCTTCCTGGCCATCCCCGTGATGGTGGCCGCCAGCGGCTTCGACCTGTTCAAGAGCCGCCACCTGCTGTCGGCGGCGGACGCGCCGGTGTTCGCCGTGGGCTTCGTGGTGTCGTTCATCGCGGCGATGGTCGTCATCCGGGCCTTGATTCGCTTCGTCTCCAGCAACACCTTCGTGCCGTTCGCCTGGTACCGCATCGCCGTGGGCCTGGTGCTGCTCGCGATGGCCTGGACCACCCGGGGCGGCTGA